From a single Arachis hypogaea cultivar Tifrunner chromosome 3, arahy.Tifrunner.gnm2.J5K5, whole genome shotgun sequence genomic region:
- the LOC112734369 gene encoding serine/threonine-protein kinase SAPK2 isoform X2: MERYEVIRDLGSGNFGVAKLVREKCSGDFYAVKFIERGLKREIINHRSLKHPHIVRFKELLLTPTHLAIVMEYAAGGELFERICSAGRFSEDEARYFFQQLISGVSYCHAMEICHRDLKLENTLLDGSTAPRLKICDFGYSKSSVLHSQPKSTVGTPAYIAPEVLSRREYDGKVADVWSCGVTLYVMLVGAYPFEDPDNPRNFRKTLQRILSVHYSIPDYVRISKECRHLLSRIFVANPEKRITIPEIKMLPWFQQNLPLEFTDEGAGRLQNVGGNHDDDSSIQNVEEILSIVQEARKPSEDNPEEAGGQFVGGSMDLDDIDVDADMDDIETSDDFVCTL, from the exons ATGGAACGTTACGAGGTAATCAGAGATCTCGGTTCAGGGAACTTCGGTGTAGCAAAGCTTGTTAGAGAGAAATGCAGTGGTGACTTCTATGCTGTCAAGTTCATTGAGAGAGGCCTCAAG AGGGAGATCATCAACCATAGGTCCTTAAAGCATCCCCATATCGTTAGGTTCAAAGAG TTGCTACTTACTCCAACACATCTTGCCATAGTGATGGAATATGCTGCTGGAGGAGAACTATTCGAGAGAATATGTAGTGCTGGAAGATTCAGCGAGGACGAG GCAAGATATTTCTTCCAGCAGTTGATTTCTGGAGTCAGTTATTGCCATGCAATG GAAATTTGCCATAGAGATCTCAAGCTGGAAAACACACTTTTAGATGGAAGCACAGCACCAAGGCTTAAAATATGCGACTTTGGTTACTCAAAG TCTTCTGTTCTTCACTCGCAGCCAAAATCCACTGTAGGAACCCCTGCATATATTGCTCCAGAGGTCTTGTCAAGAAGAGAATATGATGGAAAG GTTGCAGATGTTTGGTCTTGTGGGGTGACCTTGTATGTGATGCTCGTTGGTGCTTATCCTTTTGAAGACCCAGACAACCCAAGAAACTTCAGAAAAACTCTTCAG CGAATTCTGAGTGTCCACTATTCTATTCCAGACTACGTTCGTATAAGCAAAGAGTGTAGACACCTTCTATCTCGAATATTTGTTGCCAACCCTGAAAAG AGAATTACCATACCAGAGATAAAGATGCTACCATGGTTCCAACAGAACCTACCACTAGAATTCACGGATGAGGGTGCAGGTAGGCTGCAAAATGTTGGTGGGAACCATGATGATGATAGTTCAATTCAGAACGTTGAAGAAATATTATCAATAGTACAAGAGGCTAGGAAGCCAAGTGAGGATAACCCAGAAGAAGCTGGTGGGCAGTTTGTTGGGGGCAGCATGGACCTTGATGATATTGATGTAGATGCTGACATGGATGATATTGAAACGAGCGATGATTTCGTCTGCACTTTGTGA
- the LOC112734369 gene encoding serine/threonine-protein kinase SAPK2 isoform X1, with protein sequence MERYEVIRDLGSGNFGVAKLVREKCSGDFYAVKFIERGLKIDEHVQREIINHRSLKHPHIVRFKELLLTPTHLAIVMEYAAGGELFERICSAGRFSEDEARYFFQQLISGVSYCHAMEICHRDLKLENTLLDGSTAPRLKICDFGYSKSSVLHSQPKSTVGTPAYIAPEVLSRREYDGKVADVWSCGVTLYVMLVGAYPFEDPDNPRNFRKTLQRILSVHYSIPDYVRISKECRHLLSRIFVANPEKRITIPEIKMLPWFQQNLPLEFTDEGAGRLQNVGGNHDDDSSIQNVEEILSIVQEARKPSEDNPEEAGGQFVGGSMDLDDIDVDADMDDIETSDDFVCTL encoded by the exons ATGGAACGTTACGAGGTAATCAGAGATCTCGGTTCAGGGAACTTCGGTGTAGCAAAGCTTGTTAGAGAGAAATGCAGTGGTGACTTCTATGCTGTCAAGTTCATTGAGAGAGGCCTCAAG ATTGATGAGCACGTGCAGAGGGAGATCATCAACCATAGGTCCTTAAAGCATCCCCATATCGTTAGGTTCAAAGAG TTGCTACTTACTCCAACACATCTTGCCATAGTGATGGAATATGCTGCTGGAGGAGAACTATTCGAGAGAATATGTAGTGCTGGAAGATTCAGCGAGGACGAG GCAAGATATTTCTTCCAGCAGTTGATTTCTGGAGTCAGTTATTGCCATGCAATG GAAATTTGCCATAGAGATCTCAAGCTGGAAAACACACTTTTAGATGGAAGCACAGCACCAAGGCTTAAAATATGCGACTTTGGTTACTCAAAG TCTTCTGTTCTTCACTCGCAGCCAAAATCCACTGTAGGAACCCCTGCATATATTGCTCCAGAGGTCTTGTCAAGAAGAGAATATGATGGAAAG GTTGCAGATGTTTGGTCTTGTGGGGTGACCTTGTATGTGATGCTCGTTGGTGCTTATCCTTTTGAAGACCCAGACAACCCAAGAAACTTCAGAAAAACTCTTCAG CGAATTCTGAGTGTCCACTATTCTATTCCAGACTACGTTCGTATAAGCAAAGAGTGTAGACACCTTCTATCTCGAATATTTGTTGCCAACCCTGAAAAG AGAATTACCATACCAGAGATAAAGATGCTACCATGGTTCCAACAGAACCTACCACTAGAATTCACGGATGAGGGTGCAGGTAGGCTGCAAAATGTTGGTGGGAACCATGATGATGATAGTTCAATTCAGAACGTTGAAGAAATATTATCAATAGTACAAGAGGCTAGGAAGCCAAGTGAGGATAACCCAGAAGAAGCTGGTGGGCAGTTTGTTGGGGGCAGCATGGACCTTGATGATATTGATGTAGATGCTGACATGGATGATATTGAAACGAGCGATGATTTCGTCTGCACTTTGTGA
- the LOC112734371 gene encoding uncharacterized protein isoform X1, with translation MKFRSSLHRTRKKSFGLHHVGWKYSLREANTVADSFAKKGKNLLMGTHIFERPPPDTLQTLSSEDAAVKTVMGGGGRGGRSRTQRKHFRQSRDNVWKRSKSDPNANSSAPSNDPNDPNPNPNPTWTPFATENASFDAYYKGQCIVETTEWDQFVSVLRTPLPATFRINSSSQFADDIRSQLENDFVHSLRDEVAEGVESETEAIRPLPWYPGNFAWHSNFSRMQLRKNQTLERFHEFLKLENEIGNITRQEAVSMVPPLFLDVHPDHFVLDMCAAPGSKTFQLLEIIHQSTKVGSLPAGVVIANDLDVQRCNLLIHQTKRMCTANLIVTNHEAQNFPGCRLNRNHEVMEPDQHIGQLLFDRVLCDVPCSGDGTLRKAPDLWRKWNTGMGHGLHPLQVIIAMRGLSLLKVGGRMVYSTCSMNPIENEAVVAEVLRRCGGSVKLVDVSSEVPKLICRPGLKTWKVYDKGTWLASYKDVPKYRRSIALASMFPSGSSFHESVDSDCNVEMGYDVTDGVGENSEDGVQEMVNTVVPDSAEVSDFPLEHCMRIVPHDQNTGAFFIAVLQKVSPLPAIPEKSKKRIGKPCAEPSNTLEGERLLQVDSLESAQAVLETVPEENVNGHEPPAIDVEVSPVTCEEKNSKETQEAHNVENMTKVPGKRKLQIQGKWRGVDPVVFFKSEAIVNNIKDFYGIDEHFPFDGHLVTRNEDASHVKRIYYVSKSVKDVLELNYSVGQQLKITSVGLKMFERQSARQGSSAPCSFRISSEGLPLILPHITKQILRASPVDFKHLLENKDVKFEDFADAEFGKKAASLMPGCCVLILGKGNEVGTEPIQVDDSTIAIGCWKGRSRLNVMVTAMDCQELLERLVIRLGSENGSSVHVVKSSIDVEGIVSSTGVER, from the exons ATGAAGTTTCGATCCTCTTTGCATCGTACCAGGAAGAAATCATTTGG GTTACATCATGTAGGTTGGAAGTATAGCTTGAGAGAAGCTAATACTGTCGCAGACTCTTTTGCTAAGAAAGGGAAGAATCTTCTCATGGGAACTCACATTTTTGAAAGACCCCCGCCAGATACTCTTCAGACTCTATCATCCG AAGACGCAGCAGTAAAGACCGTTATGGGAGGCGGCGGGAGAGGAGGCAGGTCTCGCACTCAGAGAAAACACTTCCGTCAGAGCCGAGACAATGTCTGGAAGCGTTCCAAGTCCGATCCAAACGCCAACAGCAGCGCTCCCTCCAACGACCCTAACGATCCCAATCCCAATCCCAATCCTACGTGGACTCCTTTCGCCACTGAAAACGCGTCCTTCGATGCCTACTACAAGGGCCAATGCATAGTCGAAACCACCGAGTGGGATCAGTTCGTCTCTGTTCTTAGAACTCCCTTGCCCGCTACCTTCCGAATCAATTCCAG TAGCCAGTTCGCCGACGACATTCGCTCGCAACTCGAGAATGACTTCGTCCATTCTCTTCGCGATGAG GTTGCCGAAGGGGTTGAGAGTGAGACTGAGGCTATTAGACCTTTGCCTTGGTATCCTGGAAACTTTGCTTGGCATTCCAATTTTTCTAGGATGCAGCTCAGGAAGAATCAAACACTTGAGCG CTTCCACGAATTTTTAAAGCTAGAAAATGAAATTGGAAACATTACAAGACAAGAAGCTGTTAGTATG GTGCCTCCCCTCTTCTTGGATGTGCACCCTGATCATTTTGTTCTTGACA TGTGTGCTGCACCAGGTTCGAAAACTTTCCAATTGCTCGAGATTATTCATCAGTCAACTAAAGTAGGATCACTACCTGCCGGAGTG GTTATAGCAAATGATCTTGATGTCCAAAGATGTAATCTTCTCATACACCAAACGAAACGAATGTGCACAGCCAACCTTATTGTCACTAATCATGAAGCCCAGAACTTTCCAGGATGCCGTTTAAATAGAAACCATGAAGTGATGGAGCCAGATCAGCATATAGGCCAATTGTTGTTTGATCGTGTTCTGTGTGATGTCCCATGCAGTGGGGATGGAACCCTTCGTAAAGCACCTGATCTCTGGAGGAAATG gaaCACAGGGATGGGACATGGGCTTCACCCCCTACAAGTTATAATTGCTATGCGAG GTTTATCTTTGCTTAAAGTTGGTGGTAGAATGGTTTATTCAACTTGCTCAATGAATCCTATTGAGAATGAAGCTGTGGTTGCAGAG GTCTTGCGGAGATGTGGTGGGTCTGTTAAACTTGTTGATGTATCTAGTGAGGTTCCCAAACTTATTTGTCGCCCTGGTCTCAAGACATGGAAG GTATATGATAAGGGCACTTGGTTGGCGTCTTACAAAGATGTCCCTAAATATCGTAGGAGTATAGCGCTTGCTAGTATGTTTCCTTCTGGCAGCAGCTTTCATGAATCTGTTGACAGTGATTGTAATGTTGAAATGGGATATGATGTTACTGATGGTGTTGGTGAAAATTCTGAAGATGGTGTTCAAGAAATGGTTAATACTGTGGTGCCTGATTCTGCTGAGGTTTCTGATTTCCCTCTAGAGCATTGTATGAGGATAGTTCCTCATGATCAGAACACTGGAGCCTTCTTCATTGCTGTACTGCAAAAAGTTTCTCCTTTGCCAG CGATTCCGGAGAAATCCAAAAAACGAATTGGTAAGCCATGTGCGGAACCATCAAACACTCTTGAGGGTGAACGACTGTTGCAGGTTGATTCCTTAGAAAGTGCACAAGCTGTCCTTGAAACAGTTCCAGAAGAAAACGTAAATGGCCATGAACCCCCTGCAATAGATGTGGAAGTTAGCCCTGTTACATGTGAAGAAAAGAATTCCAAGGAAACACAGGAAGCCCATAATGTAGAGAACATGACCAAGGTTCCTGGAAAAAGGAAGCTACAAATTCAAGGAAAATGGAGAGGTGTTGATCCTGTTGTCTTTTTCAAAAGTGAAGCAATTGTTAATAATATAAAGGATTTTTATGGGATCGATGAGCATTTTCCATTTGATGGTCATCTTGTTACAAGAAATGAAGATGCAAGTCACGTGAAAAGAATTTACTATGTCTCCAAGTCAGTCAAGGATGTTCTTGAGTTGAACTACTCAGTTGGGCAGCAGCTTAAAATAACTTCTGTCGGTCTGAAGATGTTT GAAAGACAATCAGCACGACAAGGTAGCTCTGCACCATGTTCTTTCCGGATATCATCTGAAGGATTGCCTCTTATTCTCCCACACATAACAAAACAGATTCTGCGTGCATCTCCTGTAGACTTCAAGCATCTTCTTGAGAATAAAGATGTAAAATTTGAAGATTTTGCTGATGCTGAGTTTGGTAAAAAGGCTGCAAGCCTAATGCCAGGTTGTTGTGTACTAATTTTGGGTAAAG GGAACGAGGTTGGCACAGAGCCCATCCAAGTGGATGACTCAACAATTGCAATTGGATGCTGGAAGGGTAGGTCAAGATTGAATGTGATGGTTACCGCAATGGACTGCCAAGAACTGCTTGAAAGGCTTGTAATACGACTAGGCTCAGAAAATGGCTCGTCAGTGCATGTGGTCAAATCTTCCATTGATGTGGAAGGTATAGTAAGTAGTACAGGAGTTGAACGGTAA
- the LOC112734371 gene encoding uncharacterized protein isoform X2: protein MGTHIFERPPPDTLQTLSSEDAAVKTVMGGGGRGGRSRTQRKHFRQSRDNVWKRSKSDPNANSSAPSNDPNDPNPNPNPTWTPFATENASFDAYYKGQCIVETTEWDQFVSVLRTPLPATFRINSSSQFADDIRSQLENDFVHSLRDEVAEGVESETEAIRPLPWYPGNFAWHSNFSRMQLRKNQTLERFHEFLKLENEIGNITRQEAVSMVPPLFLDVHPDHFVLDMCAAPGSKTFQLLEIIHQSTKVGSLPAGVVIANDLDVQRCNLLIHQTKRMCTANLIVTNHEAQNFPGCRLNRNHEVMEPDQHIGQLLFDRVLCDVPCSGDGTLRKAPDLWRKWNTGMGHGLHPLQVIIAMRGLSLLKVGGRMVYSTCSMNPIENEAVVAEVLRRCGGSVKLVDVSSEVPKLICRPGLKTWKVYDKGTWLASYKDVPKYRRSIALASMFPSGSSFHESVDSDCNVEMGYDVTDGVGENSEDGVQEMVNTVVPDSAEVSDFPLEHCMRIVPHDQNTGAFFIAVLQKVSPLPAIPEKSKKRIGKPCAEPSNTLEGERLLQVDSLESAQAVLETVPEENVNGHEPPAIDVEVSPVTCEEKNSKETQEAHNVENMTKVPGKRKLQIQGKWRGVDPVVFFKSEAIVNNIKDFYGIDEHFPFDGHLVTRNEDASHVKRIYYVSKSVKDVLELNYSVGQQLKITSVGLKMFERQSARQGSSAPCSFRISSEGLPLILPHITKQILRASPVDFKHLLENKDVKFEDFADAEFGKKAASLMPGCCVLILGKGNEVGTEPIQVDDSTIAIGCWKGRSRLNVMVTAMDCQELLERLVIRLGSENGSSVHVVKSSIDVEGIVSSTGVER from the exons ATGGGAACTCACATTTTTGAAAGACCCCCGCCAGATACTCTTCAGACTCTATCATCCG AAGACGCAGCAGTAAAGACCGTTATGGGAGGCGGCGGGAGAGGAGGCAGGTCTCGCACTCAGAGAAAACACTTCCGTCAGAGCCGAGACAATGTCTGGAAGCGTTCCAAGTCCGATCCAAACGCCAACAGCAGCGCTCCCTCCAACGACCCTAACGATCCCAATCCCAATCCCAATCCTACGTGGACTCCTTTCGCCACTGAAAACGCGTCCTTCGATGCCTACTACAAGGGCCAATGCATAGTCGAAACCACCGAGTGGGATCAGTTCGTCTCTGTTCTTAGAACTCCCTTGCCCGCTACCTTCCGAATCAATTCCAG TAGCCAGTTCGCCGACGACATTCGCTCGCAACTCGAGAATGACTTCGTCCATTCTCTTCGCGATGAG GTTGCCGAAGGGGTTGAGAGTGAGACTGAGGCTATTAGACCTTTGCCTTGGTATCCTGGAAACTTTGCTTGGCATTCCAATTTTTCTAGGATGCAGCTCAGGAAGAATCAAACACTTGAGCG CTTCCACGAATTTTTAAAGCTAGAAAATGAAATTGGAAACATTACAAGACAAGAAGCTGTTAGTATG GTGCCTCCCCTCTTCTTGGATGTGCACCCTGATCATTTTGTTCTTGACA TGTGTGCTGCACCAGGTTCGAAAACTTTCCAATTGCTCGAGATTATTCATCAGTCAACTAAAGTAGGATCACTACCTGCCGGAGTG GTTATAGCAAATGATCTTGATGTCCAAAGATGTAATCTTCTCATACACCAAACGAAACGAATGTGCACAGCCAACCTTATTGTCACTAATCATGAAGCCCAGAACTTTCCAGGATGCCGTTTAAATAGAAACCATGAAGTGATGGAGCCAGATCAGCATATAGGCCAATTGTTGTTTGATCGTGTTCTGTGTGATGTCCCATGCAGTGGGGATGGAACCCTTCGTAAAGCACCTGATCTCTGGAGGAAATG gaaCACAGGGATGGGACATGGGCTTCACCCCCTACAAGTTATAATTGCTATGCGAG GTTTATCTTTGCTTAAAGTTGGTGGTAGAATGGTTTATTCAACTTGCTCAATGAATCCTATTGAGAATGAAGCTGTGGTTGCAGAG GTCTTGCGGAGATGTGGTGGGTCTGTTAAACTTGTTGATGTATCTAGTGAGGTTCCCAAACTTATTTGTCGCCCTGGTCTCAAGACATGGAAG GTATATGATAAGGGCACTTGGTTGGCGTCTTACAAAGATGTCCCTAAATATCGTAGGAGTATAGCGCTTGCTAGTATGTTTCCTTCTGGCAGCAGCTTTCATGAATCTGTTGACAGTGATTGTAATGTTGAAATGGGATATGATGTTACTGATGGTGTTGGTGAAAATTCTGAAGATGGTGTTCAAGAAATGGTTAATACTGTGGTGCCTGATTCTGCTGAGGTTTCTGATTTCCCTCTAGAGCATTGTATGAGGATAGTTCCTCATGATCAGAACACTGGAGCCTTCTTCATTGCTGTACTGCAAAAAGTTTCTCCTTTGCCAG CGATTCCGGAGAAATCCAAAAAACGAATTGGTAAGCCATGTGCGGAACCATCAAACACTCTTGAGGGTGAACGACTGTTGCAGGTTGATTCCTTAGAAAGTGCACAAGCTGTCCTTGAAACAGTTCCAGAAGAAAACGTAAATGGCCATGAACCCCCTGCAATAGATGTGGAAGTTAGCCCTGTTACATGTGAAGAAAAGAATTCCAAGGAAACACAGGAAGCCCATAATGTAGAGAACATGACCAAGGTTCCTGGAAAAAGGAAGCTACAAATTCAAGGAAAATGGAGAGGTGTTGATCCTGTTGTCTTTTTCAAAAGTGAAGCAATTGTTAATAATATAAAGGATTTTTATGGGATCGATGAGCATTTTCCATTTGATGGTCATCTTGTTACAAGAAATGAAGATGCAAGTCACGTGAAAAGAATTTACTATGTCTCCAAGTCAGTCAAGGATGTTCTTGAGTTGAACTACTCAGTTGGGCAGCAGCTTAAAATAACTTCTGTCGGTCTGAAGATGTTT GAAAGACAATCAGCACGACAAGGTAGCTCTGCACCATGTTCTTTCCGGATATCATCTGAAGGATTGCCTCTTATTCTCCCACACATAACAAAACAGATTCTGCGTGCATCTCCTGTAGACTTCAAGCATCTTCTTGAGAATAAAGATGTAAAATTTGAAGATTTTGCTGATGCTGAGTTTGGTAAAAAGGCTGCAAGCCTAATGCCAGGTTGTTGTGTACTAATTTTGGGTAAAG GGAACGAGGTTGGCACAGAGCCCATCCAAGTGGATGACTCAACAATTGCAATTGGATGCTGGAAGGGTAGGTCAAGATTGAATGTGATGGTTACCGCAATGGACTGCCAAGAACTGCTTGAAAGGCTTGTAATACGACTAGGCTCAGAAAATGGCTCGTCAGTGCATGTGGTCAAATCTTCCATTGATGTGGAAGGTATAGTAAGTAGTACAGGAGTTGAACGGTAA
- the LOC112734371 gene encoding uncharacterized protein isoform X3 — protein MGGGGRGGRSRTQRKHFRQSRDNVWKRSKSDPNANSSAPSNDPNDPNPNPNPTWTPFATENASFDAYYKGQCIVETTEWDQFVSVLRTPLPATFRINSSSQFADDIRSQLENDFVHSLRDEVAEGVESETEAIRPLPWYPGNFAWHSNFSRMQLRKNQTLERFHEFLKLENEIGNITRQEAVSMVPPLFLDVHPDHFVLDMCAAPGSKTFQLLEIIHQSTKVGSLPAGVVIANDLDVQRCNLLIHQTKRMCTANLIVTNHEAQNFPGCRLNRNHEVMEPDQHIGQLLFDRVLCDVPCSGDGTLRKAPDLWRKWNTGMGHGLHPLQVIIAMRGLSLLKVGGRMVYSTCSMNPIENEAVVAEVLRRCGGSVKLVDVSSEVPKLICRPGLKTWKVYDKGTWLASYKDVPKYRRSIALASMFPSGSSFHESVDSDCNVEMGYDVTDGVGENSEDGVQEMVNTVVPDSAEVSDFPLEHCMRIVPHDQNTGAFFIAVLQKVSPLPAIPEKSKKRIGKPCAEPSNTLEGERLLQVDSLESAQAVLETVPEENVNGHEPPAIDVEVSPVTCEEKNSKETQEAHNVENMTKVPGKRKLQIQGKWRGVDPVVFFKSEAIVNNIKDFYGIDEHFPFDGHLVTRNEDASHVKRIYYVSKSVKDVLELNYSVGQQLKITSVGLKMFERQSARQGSSAPCSFRISSEGLPLILPHITKQILRASPVDFKHLLENKDVKFEDFADAEFGKKAASLMPGCCVLILGKGNEVGTEPIQVDDSTIAIGCWKGRSRLNVMVTAMDCQELLERLVIRLGSENGSSVHVVKSSIDVEGIVSSTGVER, from the exons ATGGGAGGCGGCGGGAGAGGAGGCAGGTCTCGCACTCAGAGAAAACACTTCCGTCAGAGCCGAGACAATGTCTGGAAGCGTTCCAAGTCCGATCCAAACGCCAACAGCAGCGCTCCCTCCAACGACCCTAACGATCCCAATCCCAATCCCAATCCTACGTGGACTCCTTTCGCCACTGAAAACGCGTCCTTCGATGCCTACTACAAGGGCCAATGCATAGTCGAAACCACCGAGTGGGATCAGTTCGTCTCTGTTCTTAGAACTCCCTTGCCCGCTACCTTCCGAATCAATTCCAG TAGCCAGTTCGCCGACGACATTCGCTCGCAACTCGAGAATGACTTCGTCCATTCTCTTCGCGATGAG GTTGCCGAAGGGGTTGAGAGTGAGACTGAGGCTATTAGACCTTTGCCTTGGTATCCTGGAAACTTTGCTTGGCATTCCAATTTTTCTAGGATGCAGCTCAGGAAGAATCAAACACTTGAGCG CTTCCACGAATTTTTAAAGCTAGAAAATGAAATTGGAAACATTACAAGACAAGAAGCTGTTAGTATG GTGCCTCCCCTCTTCTTGGATGTGCACCCTGATCATTTTGTTCTTGACA TGTGTGCTGCACCAGGTTCGAAAACTTTCCAATTGCTCGAGATTATTCATCAGTCAACTAAAGTAGGATCACTACCTGCCGGAGTG GTTATAGCAAATGATCTTGATGTCCAAAGATGTAATCTTCTCATACACCAAACGAAACGAATGTGCACAGCCAACCTTATTGTCACTAATCATGAAGCCCAGAACTTTCCAGGATGCCGTTTAAATAGAAACCATGAAGTGATGGAGCCAGATCAGCATATAGGCCAATTGTTGTTTGATCGTGTTCTGTGTGATGTCCCATGCAGTGGGGATGGAACCCTTCGTAAAGCACCTGATCTCTGGAGGAAATG gaaCACAGGGATGGGACATGGGCTTCACCCCCTACAAGTTATAATTGCTATGCGAG GTTTATCTTTGCTTAAAGTTGGTGGTAGAATGGTTTATTCAACTTGCTCAATGAATCCTATTGAGAATGAAGCTGTGGTTGCAGAG GTCTTGCGGAGATGTGGTGGGTCTGTTAAACTTGTTGATGTATCTAGTGAGGTTCCCAAACTTATTTGTCGCCCTGGTCTCAAGACATGGAAG GTATATGATAAGGGCACTTGGTTGGCGTCTTACAAAGATGTCCCTAAATATCGTAGGAGTATAGCGCTTGCTAGTATGTTTCCTTCTGGCAGCAGCTTTCATGAATCTGTTGACAGTGATTGTAATGTTGAAATGGGATATGATGTTACTGATGGTGTTGGTGAAAATTCTGAAGATGGTGTTCAAGAAATGGTTAATACTGTGGTGCCTGATTCTGCTGAGGTTTCTGATTTCCCTCTAGAGCATTGTATGAGGATAGTTCCTCATGATCAGAACACTGGAGCCTTCTTCATTGCTGTACTGCAAAAAGTTTCTCCTTTGCCAG CGATTCCGGAGAAATCCAAAAAACGAATTGGTAAGCCATGTGCGGAACCATCAAACACTCTTGAGGGTGAACGACTGTTGCAGGTTGATTCCTTAGAAAGTGCACAAGCTGTCCTTGAAACAGTTCCAGAAGAAAACGTAAATGGCCATGAACCCCCTGCAATAGATGTGGAAGTTAGCCCTGTTACATGTGAAGAAAAGAATTCCAAGGAAACACAGGAAGCCCATAATGTAGAGAACATGACCAAGGTTCCTGGAAAAAGGAAGCTACAAATTCAAGGAAAATGGAGAGGTGTTGATCCTGTTGTCTTTTTCAAAAGTGAAGCAATTGTTAATAATATAAAGGATTTTTATGGGATCGATGAGCATTTTCCATTTGATGGTCATCTTGTTACAAGAAATGAAGATGCAAGTCACGTGAAAAGAATTTACTATGTCTCCAAGTCAGTCAAGGATGTTCTTGAGTTGAACTACTCAGTTGGGCAGCAGCTTAAAATAACTTCTGTCGGTCTGAAGATGTTT GAAAGACAATCAGCACGACAAGGTAGCTCTGCACCATGTTCTTTCCGGATATCATCTGAAGGATTGCCTCTTATTCTCCCACACATAACAAAACAGATTCTGCGTGCATCTCCTGTAGACTTCAAGCATCTTCTTGAGAATAAAGATGTAAAATTTGAAGATTTTGCTGATGCTGAGTTTGGTAAAAAGGCTGCAAGCCTAATGCCAGGTTGTTGTGTACTAATTTTGGGTAAAG GGAACGAGGTTGGCACAGAGCCCATCCAAGTGGATGACTCAACAATTGCAATTGGATGCTGGAAGGGTAGGTCAAGATTGAATGTGATGGTTACCGCAATGGACTGCCAAGAACTGCTTGAAAGGCTTGTAATACGACTAGGCTCAGAAAATGGCTCGTCAGTGCATGTGGTCAAATCTTCCATTGATGTGGAAGGTATAGTAAGTAGTACAGGAGTTGAACGGTAA
- the LOC112734372 gene encoding ras-related protein Rab11A, with protein MASGGGGGYGDGNQKIDYVFKVVLIGDSAVGKSQILARFARNEFSLDSKSTIGVEFQTRTLVIDHKSVKAQIWDTAGQERYRAVTSAYYRGAVGAMLVYDITKRQTFEHIPRWLEELRNHADKNIVIILIGNKSDLQSQRDVPTEDAKEFAEKEGLFFLETSALESTNVETAFMTVLTEIYNIVNKKTLAADESQGNGNPASLAGKKIIIPGPAQEIPAKKTMCCQSS; from the exons ATGGCGAGTGGTGGAGGTGGTGGTTATGGAGATGGAAACCAGAAAATAGACTATGTGTTCAAGGTGGTGCTGATTGGTGACTCAGCGGTTGGAAAATCGCAGATACTTGCACGGTTCGCGAGGAACGAGTTCAGCTTGGACTCCAAGTCCACCATCGGAGTTGAATTCCAGACGCGAACTCTCGTCATCGATCATAAGAGCGTCAAGGCTCAGATCTGGGACACTGCTGGTCAAGAACG ATACAGAGCTGTTACAAGTGCATACTACAGGGGTGCTGTTGGGGCAATGTTGGTTTATGACATAACTAAACGTCAGACCTTTGAACACATCCCCCGGTGGCTGGAAGAACTGCGCAACCATGCCGACAAGAATATAGTCATCATTCTTATAGGAAACAAAAGTGATCTTCAGAGTCAGCGGGATGTTCCCACGGAAGATGCAAAAGAATTTGCCGAGAAAGAAGGCTTGTTTTTCTTGGAGACCTCGGCTCTGGAATCAACAAATGTTGAAACAGCCTTCATGACTGTCCTGACAGAAATCTACAACATTGTCAACAAGAAGACCCTAGCTGCGGACGAAAGTCAAGGAAATGGGAACCCCGCATCTTTGGCTGGCAAGAAGATTATTATTCCTGGCCCTGCACAGGAAATCCCAGCTAAAAAGACCATGTGTTGTCAGTCTTCCTGA